One region of Wyeomyia smithii strain HCP4-BCI-WySm-NY-G18 chromosome 3, ASM2978416v1, whole genome shotgun sequence genomic DNA includes:
- the LOC129731139 gene encoding glucose dehydrogenase [FAD, quinone]-like isoform X2, which translates to MFLPILLLILSIGVVTPESPLQNMFDNLSFLFLYGNRSSRVSDTVSFRNNYDFIVIGAGSGGSVMANRLSENGNWTVLLLEAGNEENLVVNVPLTAGLTTATRFSWGYRSDPMENACLGLENGVCYWPKGRGLGGTSLINFLLYGRGHKRDYDEWEQAGNYGWGYKDVVKYFQKAEKIKGQKSNSEGYVNIEQSSYETPMLRCFIEAGEALGYQEINPNEKIQLGFYKALATMVNGERCSASRAYLRPVAHRSNLHISMKSWVTKILIDPDSKAAYGVEFIKGKQRYQIKATKEVILSAGAIASPQLLMLSGIGPREHLKSLSIPTLMDLKVGYNLQDHTTLSGLVFTVNKPVTIREQDMRRPENFLNYMINRKGPFTVPGGAEGIAFVKTNNSDLPLDYPDMELVLGTGAVNNDESGSLRHTFGMTKEFYSKTYGSVRGVHAFGIAPVLMRPRSRGRLYLKTKNPFNWPHMEGNFFDHPKDMSTMIEGIKLAVQIGESKSFAPFGAKLLSTPFFGCENERFRSDEYWRCCVRKIGASIQHQSGTCKMGPVSDSDSVVNPELQVHGIGNLRVVDASIMPFLPAAHTNGVVYMIGEKAADMVKKYWANSIENS; encoded by the exons ATGTTTCTGCCAATCCTCCTTCTAATACTCAGCATCGGCGTCGTCACACCGGAGAGTCCCTTACAGAACATGTTCGATAATCTAAGTTTCTTATTTCTGTACGGTAATCGCTCTTCCCGGGTGTCAGACACGGTTTCATTTCGAAACAATTATGACTTTATCGTAATTGGTGCCGGCTCCGGTGGATCCGTGATGGCCAATCGGCTTAGCGAAAACGGAAACTGGACCGTACTGCTGCTCGAAGCTGGCAACGAGGAAAATTTGGTTGTTAACGTCCCCCTAACGGCGGGACTTACCACAGCTACGA GATTCAGTTGGGGCTATCGATCGGATCCGATGGAGAATGCGTGCTTGGGATTGGAGAACGGGGTGTGCTACTGGCCAAAGGGTCGCGGACTTGGAGGAACGAGCCttataaattttcttttatACGGCAGAGGACATAAGCGAGATTACGACGAGTGGGAACAAGCAGGAAATTATGGATGGGGATACAAAGACGTTGTAAAATATTTCCAGAAAGCTGAAAAGATCAAAGGACAGAAATCAAATTCGGAGGGCTATGTAAACATCGAGCAAAGCTCATACGAAACCCCCATGCTACGGTGTTTCATTGAAGCAGGTGAAGCTTTAGGTTACCAGGAAATTAACCCAAACGAAAAAATCCAGCTTGGATTCTACAAAGCACTGGCGACTATGGTCAACGGCGAACGATGCAGTGCTTCCAGGGCTTACTTACGTCCTGTTGCCCATCGTTCTAATCTACACATTTCGATGAAATCTTGGGTGACGAAAATTCTTATCGATCCAGATTCTAAAGCAGCCTATGGTGTTGAGTTTATTAAAGGTAAACAACGCTATCAGATTAAAGCAACGAAAGAGGTAATACTCTCAGCAGGAGCAATAGCATCTCCGCAACTATTAATGCTTTCTGGAATTGGTCCGAGAGAGCATTTGAAATCGCTGTCAATTCCTACGCTGATGGATTTAAAGGTTGGTTATAATCTACAGGATCACACCACCCTATCGGGGTTGGTTTTCACGGTCAATAAACCTGTCACAATAAGAGAGCAAGACATGCGACGGCCAGAAAACTTTCTAAACTATATGATTAACCGCAAGGGACCGTTCACCGTTCCTGGTGGAGCTGAGGGTATAGCGTTTGTCAAAACCAACAATTCTGACCTGCCACTGGACTATCCTGATATGGAACTTGTGCTTGGAACAGGCGCCGTTAATAACGATGAGTCAGGCTCCTTGCGGCATACCTTCGGGATGACCAAGGAGTTCTACAGTAAAACCTACGGATCGGTTAGAGGTGTGCATGCTTTTGGAATAGCACCGGTACTAATGCGACCCCGGAGCCGTGGAAGACTATATCTGAAGACCAAAAATCCCTTCAATTGGCCCCACATGGAAGGTAACTTTTTCGATCACCCAAAAGATATGTCCACAATGATCGAAGGAATCAAGTTGGCAGTTCAAATAGGGGAATCGAAAAGTTTCGCACCTTTCGGGGCGAAACTGTTGTCTACTCCATTCTTCGGCTGCGAAAACGAACGGTTTCGCAGTGACGAGTACTGGAGGTGCTGTGTTCGGAAAATAGGCGCCAGTATTCAGCATCAG TCGGGTACCTGCAAGATGGGTCCAGTCAGCGATAGCGATTCTGTAGTCAATCCAGAGCTTCAGGTACACGGAATAGGGAATCTCCGGGTGGTGGATGCGTCGATAATGCCATTTCTACCTGCGGCACACACCAATGGTGTGGTGTACATGATTGGTGAGAAAGCCGCCGATATGGTGAAAAAATATTGGGCGAACAGTATCGAAAACTCTTGA
- the LOC129731139 gene encoding glucose dehydrogenase [FAD, quinone]-like isoform X1, translating into MKMFLPILLLILSIGVVTPESPLQNMFDNLSFLFLYGNRSSRVSDTVSFRNNYDFIVIGAGSGGSVMANRLSENGNWTVLLLEAGNEENLVVNVPLTAGLTTATRFSWGYRSDPMENACLGLENGVCYWPKGRGLGGTSLINFLLYGRGHKRDYDEWEQAGNYGWGYKDVVKYFQKAEKIKGQKSNSEGYVNIEQSSYETPMLRCFIEAGEALGYQEINPNEKIQLGFYKALATMVNGERCSASRAYLRPVAHRSNLHISMKSWVTKILIDPDSKAAYGVEFIKGKQRYQIKATKEVILSAGAIASPQLLMLSGIGPREHLKSLSIPTLMDLKVGYNLQDHTTLSGLVFTVNKPVTIREQDMRRPENFLNYMINRKGPFTVPGGAEGIAFVKTNNSDLPLDYPDMELVLGTGAVNNDESGSLRHTFGMTKEFYSKTYGSVRGVHAFGIAPVLMRPRSRGRLYLKTKNPFNWPHMEGNFFDHPKDMSTMIEGIKLAVQIGESKSFAPFGAKLLSTPFFGCENERFRSDEYWRCCVRKIGASIQHQSGTCKMGPVSDSDSVVNPELQVHGIGNLRVVDASIMPFLPAAHTNGVVYMIGEKAADMVKKYWANSIENS; encoded by the exons ATGAAA ATGTTTCTGCCAATCCTCCTTCTAATACTCAGCATCGGCGTCGTCACACCGGAGAGTCCCTTACAGAACATGTTCGATAATCTAAGTTTCTTATTTCTGTACGGTAATCGCTCTTCCCGGGTGTCAGACACGGTTTCATTTCGAAACAATTATGACTTTATCGTAATTGGTGCCGGCTCCGGTGGATCCGTGATGGCCAATCGGCTTAGCGAAAACGGAAACTGGACCGTACTGCTGCTCGAAGCTGGCAACGAGGAAAATTTGGTTGTTAACGTCCCCCTAACGGCGGGACTTACCACAGCTACGA GATTCAGTTGGGGCTATCGATCGGATCCGATGGAGAATGCGTGCTTGGGATTGGAGAACGGGGTGTGCTACTGGCCAAAGGGTCGCGGACTTGGAGGAACGAGCCttataaattttcttttatACGGCAGAGGACATAAGCGAGATTACGACGAGTGGGAACAAGCAGGAAATTATGGATGGGGATACAAAGACGTTGTAAAATATTTCCAGAAAGCTGAAAAGATCAAAGGACAGAAATCAAATTCGGAGGGCTATGTAAACATCGAGCAAAGCTCATACGAAACCCCCATGCTACGGTGTTTCATTGAAGCAGGTGAAGCTTTAGGTTACCAGGAAATTAACCCAAACGAAAAAATCCAGCTTGGATTCTACAAAGCACTGGCGACTATGGTCAACGGCGAACGATGCAGTGCTTCCAGGGCTTACTTACGTCCTGTTGCCCATCGTTCTAATCTACACATTTCGATGAAATCTTGGGTGACGAAAATTCTTATCGATCCAGATTCTAAAGCAGCCTATGGTGTTGAGTTTATTAAAGGTAAACAACGCTATCAGATTAAAGCAACGAAAGAGGTAATACTCTCAGCAGGAGCAATAGCATCTCCGCAACTATTAATGCTTTCTGGAATTGGTCCGAGAGAGCATTTGAAATCGCTGTCAATTCCTACGCTGATGGATTTAAAGGTTGGTTATAATCTACAGGATCACACCACCCTATCGGGGTTGGTTTTCACGGTCAATAAACCTGTCACAATAAGAGAGCAAGACATGCGACGGCCAGAAAACTTTCTAAACTATATGATTAACCGCAAGGGACCGTTCACCGTTCCTGGTGGAGCTGAGGGTATAGCGTTTGTCAAAACCAACAATTCTGACCTGCCACTGGACTATCCTGATATGGAACTTGTGCTTGGAACAGGCGCCGTTAATAACGATGAGTCAGGCTCCTTGCGGCATACCTTCGGGATGACCAAGGAGTTCTACAGTAAAACCTACGGATCGGTTAGAGGTGTGCATGCTTTTGGAATAGCACCGGTACTAATGCGACCCCGGAGCCGTGGAAGACTATATCTGAAGACCAAAAATCCCTTCAATTGGCCCCACATGGAAGGTAACTTTTTCGATCACCCAAAAGATATGTCCACAATGATCGAAGGAATCAAGTTGGCAGTTCAAATAGGGGAATCGAAAAGTTTCGCACCTTTCGGGGCGAAACTGTTGTCTACTCCATTCTTCGGCTGCGAAAACGAACGGTTTCGCAGTGACGAGTACTGGAGGTGCTGTGTTCGGAAAATAGGCGCCAGTATTCAGCATCAG TCGGGTACCTGCAAGATGGGTCCAGTCAGCGATAGCGATTCTGTAGTCAATCCAGAGCTTCAGGTACACGGAATAGGGAATCTCCGGGTGGTGGATGCGTCGATAATGCCATTTCTACCTGCGGCACACACCAATGGTGTGGTGTACATGATTGGTGAGAAAGCCGCCGATATGGTGAAAAAATATTGGGCGAACAGTATCGAAAACTCTTGA